Proteins co-encoded in one Chlamydiales bacterium genomic window:
- a CDS encoding ATP synthase subunit C — MSYDMVGPAMALGISSFGSCVGCSIAGAACHAVMARVEEGHGKFLGMSAAPSSQSIYGFILMLLMRNAIIAGTLSPLSAIAIGTAAGAVMFASSVFQGKVCATGIQASARQPAVYGKCWAAIGIIESFALFAFVFALMLF, encoded by the coding sequence ATGAGTTATGATATGGTTGGGCCAGCTATGGCACTTGGTATAAGTAGCTTTGGCAGCTGCGTGGGTTGTAGTATTGCAGGCGCTGCCTGCCATGCTGTGATGGCAAGGGTTGAAGAGGGACATGGTAAGTTTCTGGGAATGTCTGCGGCTCCTTCTTCTCAGTCTATTTATGGATTTATTCTCATGTTGCTCATGAGAAATGCAATTATTGCAGGAACGCTTTCTCCCCTTTCTGCTATTGCTATTGGCACTGCAGCTGGTGCTGTTATGTTTGCATCTTCTGTTTTTCAGGGAAAAGTGTGTGCAACGGGTATTCAAGCATCTGCAAGGCAACCTGCAGTATATGGTAAGTGCTGGGCTGCTATTGGTATTATTGAGTCTTTTGCTCTATTTGCCTTTGTATTTGCGCTCATGCTGTTCTAA
- a CDS encoding ATP-binding protein yields the protein MYIHRAIEPLLKEAISQFPAVLVTGPRQAGKSTLLQNTLKNYNYVTLDDPLLRKIANDDPELFLSSHPVPLIIDEIQYAPSLFSYLKLAIDAKRCENGRFVLTGSQTFQVMKGVSESLAGRIAILQLYPFNWTEINVPALDTQACTKQIVQGFYPQFFSGSIINWNLWFGSYISTYLERDVRNIKAITDLGRFQTFISLLAARAGKIFNIAEISKECGISQPTAKDWISILESTYIIFLLKPFHNNLSKRLLKSPKIYFVDTGLLCFLLGIDNEERLLKSSEGGHIFENMVIADVLKKTAYMAKRTELFFYRTASGVEVDLIIKEKDTLSAFEIKFAKSLSREMAKSLQIFLKEHLVQKASVLSLQEKTIMLAENITAEHWSSL from the coding sequence ATGTATATCCATAGAGCCATTGAACCTCTTCTTAAGGAAGCAATCTCTCAGTTTCCAGCCGTACTCGTTACAGGCCCAAGGCAAGCTGGAAAATCTACACTACTTCAAAATACTCTTAAAAATTACAATTATGTTACACTCGACGATCCACTACTTCGAAAGATTGCAAATGATGATCCCGAATTATTTTTAAGTTCACATCCTGTTCCCCTAATCATCGATGAAATCCAATATGCCCCTTCTCTTTTTTCATACTTAAAACTTGCAATCGATGCAAAACGCTGCGAAAATGGCCGCTTTGTGCTTACTGGCTCTCAAACTTTTCAGGTAATGAAAGGTGTTTCTGAATCTTTAGCAGGACGTATTGCTATTTTACAACTCTATCCTTTTAATTGGACAGAGATTAATGTTCCTGCATTAGATACCCAGGCATGTACAAAACAGATCGTCCAAGGCTTCTATCCACAGTTTTTTTCAGGGTCTATAATTAATTGGAACCTCTGGTTTGGCTCTTATATTTCTACCTATCTAGAAAGAGATGTTCGCAATATTAAAGCAATTACTGACCTTGGAAGATTTCAAACTTTTATTTCTTTACTTGCAGCTCGAGCAGGCAAAATATTCAATATCGCAGAAATTTCTAAAGAATGTGGTATTTCACAACCTACAGCAAAAGATTGGATAAGCATATTAGAGTCTACATACATTATTTTTCTTCTAAAACCATTCCACAATAACTTAAGTAAAAGGCTTCTCAAATCTCCTAAAATCTATTTTGTAGATACGGGCCTACTTTGCTTTCTTCTTGGCATTGATAATGAAGAGCGCTTGCTTAAATCTTCCGAAGGGGGACATATTTTTGAAAATATGGTCATAGCGGACGTTTTAAAGAAAACTGCTTATATGGCAAAACGCACTGAACTCTTCTTTTACCGTACTGCAAGTGGTGTAGAAGTAGACCTTATCATAAAGGAAAAAGACACTCTAAGTGCCTTTGAAATCAAATTTGCAAAATCTCTTTCAAGAGAAATGGCAAAATCTCTTCAAATATTTCTTAAAGAACATCTCGTTCAAAAGGCCTCTGTCCTATCCCTTCAAGAAAAAACTATAATGCTTGCCGAAAACATTACCGCTGAGCATTGGTCTTCTTTATAA